atattataaatgtatatagacCATGTGCTCGGAGAATTGTGATCCCCGATTGCACCTACATGATTAATCCAATGATAAGGCTTCACTAACGAGTTCTTCgagaagttattattattgtttttatgtttattaggATTACTCTTATTAGCGTACTTAACAGTTAATGGGTGTAAAAAACTAGGAGGAGTTGTACCATTAACATTATGTATGGCTCGCTCCGCTTCATATTGGTGttcatataatacaaaagcTATGCCTGACGCAATGCGGGAATTCACTATTTTTCCAAATTGTGCAAATAGTCCATGTAGATCTTGCAAGGTCAGTTCATTAGGTAGGTTACATACGTAGAGGTTCCAATCTGCTTCCGGTTTTGTCGGCGGCTTCAGCTCCGGATTGAGTAGAGCGTGGGATACcttaagtgttttattttgcattaagAGGCCGTTGAAGGCTTTACGTGCCTTTACCGCATCTTCTGGGTGACAGTACTCGACGAACCCATATCCTCTGTTCGCTATCAATTTACAACTTTCTAATTTACCCATGGTAGAAAACAGTGAAAACATCATGTCCTGGGTCATAACCTCAGGAATATAATTGACAATAAGCTTCGTAGGTGATTCATCAGGCccaaattcattatttccaTGACAATTACCGTCTTGACACGATTCcgacattttttaattgttgtcCCGGAATGACATTTGGTTTTGAATGTTACCAGAGCTGACTTTTCGTTCTAAAATGCAATATTAAAGATAcataacaatacaaataaaattttattttaaaaatatttactacaaCAAGCGTAGACGAAATTGCGACAATCCTtaaccatttatttttattttttgccactcataaaataagtttctacttattatattgttatattattaaaaaaagttaaaaataaaatggtgaaagaagaaaaagaaaccACTCGTTTTATCTAATTATTCAATCAAACTGCTTAAATTAATCTCCAttactaaaactatttatctATCTCTAATAATCCGGGTAATCCCCGAAATTGTTACTCTTGAAACTTGttcaatttacattaatttataagcgtgttaaaaataaatttcttataaataacatagtaACAaccaaaaattattagaaatcctacaatttttctttttttacgttgggtaatttttttttgtgttggcTGTAGATTATGCCAAATTGCTTGTgcaagaattattattatcaaaggttaaaaagaaaaaaaaaaatcacagactaaatcactttatttatatcatagaaGCTATGcggtatacattttattgcatCAATTCACATATAgcagtattatttaaactggTATTTATTGTATGGATTATTGTGCTATTCGActtgtataagaaaaaaaatatgactgtATTAAGTGTATTAAGACATTGTTAATACATCAAAATCATACTTTATAAGAtctctattaataataaaatcaattataaaaaacatttaaagccacgaaatataaatttgcatgttaaaataaaataaatagctacCTGTATTAATAAGATCACatcactaaaataatataataataaataatgtttcttttcAATTAATCTATAGACAGGTACAGATTTTAAATCGTCCACAAAAgacatatttacaaataaatatatagaagaaAATTTACCTAAAagtagataaaattataaaatgagcCTCATGATAAAAGCATAGATTCAATCCCCATTGGAATTTTgtcaaatcaaataattttctttggtATGACTCacattattacattttgtacACCAAGcgattgtaaatagtttttaagcaTTAAATAGTCtgagataaatatattctgtcCAACGACTACATCTAATAGCAGAAAGATTATAAAGatctacaatttatttataaacattttaatactaaaatcacttaaagtaaataaatatattttgatcacTTTCAGCTTTGTATGATTATACCTATtgactaataagaattaaaaaacatcgataaaatatttaatattattgtcatgTTAAGTGGAAttaggtaattaatttaaattttcaaaattgtttCCAAACTCGCGTACGTGCCGAAGACAAAGCCGGTTATACCGAAGATGATGATTGCTACGTCCTTCCAGAGCATCCAATCGTTGGTTCCTAGTCTGTCGGGCCAGAACGTCATGATTTCTATCAATGGCGGGAAAATTAACGCCAATGCTGAACTGCTGAAGGCTCCAACGAGTGATAT
The genomic region above belongs to Danaus plexippus chromosome 4, MEX_DaPlex, whole genome shotgun sequence and contains:
- the LOC116768663 gene encoding ELAV-like protein 2; translation: MSESCQDGNCHGNNEFGPDESPTKLIVNYIPEVMTQDMMFSLFSTMGKLESCKLIANRGYGFVEYCHPEDAVKARKAFNGLLMQNKTLKVSHALLNPELKPPTKPEADWNLYVCNLPNELTLQDLHGLFAQFGKIVNSRIASGIAFVLYEHQYEAERAIHNVNGTTPPSFLHPLTVKYANKSNPNKHKNNNNNFSKNSLVKPYHWINHVGAIGDHNSPSTWSIYIYNIAPEVEELTLWQLFGPYGAIVSVKIIKDHQTNKSKGFGFVTMRNYDQAAMAIQALNGYVLHGQPLSVSFKTQKR